CACCCGCGGGCAAAGGCCGGCCCAGACCGGCGGGTGCGGCCAATTGCAAGCACGAATACGACGCCGTGTTGACCGCCTGGGTCACCATGCTCGAGCCGTACCTGCGCAACTGAATCCTGGCCCGCCGCCCGACTCCTTAGTCCCCTCGAACCCGTCCGGTTTGCCCATGCCCGTGCGCCTCCTGGCCAGTGCCGCCGCCATGCTTGCCCTGTCCTCCGCTCCCGCCGCCGCACAGGGGCGCTGGCTCGCCTCCTATCCCGAGGTGCAGAATCCCATGCACGAGGGGATGCGGAACATCCTGCAGCTGGACGGGATGCTTGAAGAGATGGCGGAGTCGATGAACCAGGCATTCCGACTGCCGCGGGACGTGACGTTTGAGCTCGCTGAGTGCGACACGCCTACCGCGACGTACGATCCAGGCCGGAGCGCCATTCGGATCTGCTACGAACTGCTCACGGAGCTGGGCGACCGTGAGGACGGAATGGACTCTGGGGAGCCTGCCAGCTTTCAGAACGCCTTCGCATTCATGCTCATGCACCAGGTGGGGCATGCGGTGATCGACGTGCTGCAGCTGGACGTGGGGCTGCCGATGGAAGAAGCCGCGGATCAGTTCGTCGTGGTGATGGTGGGGCTGGCGCCCGGTGAACTCGATCACCTGGTGGATGGCGTCGTCCTCCTCCACGATCTGGAGTTGGACTGGGAGACGCCGGAAACGGGGGCGACCGTTCTCGACGGCGGGCGGTTGGCGAAGCTGACCTGCCTGATCTACGGCGGAAACCCGGAGGCGCATGCGAACATGGTGGAACAGGGCGAGCTTACCGCCAGCCGCGCAACCAGCTGCATCGGCGAGTTCGCGGACGTACAGGCCCGGTGGACGGCCCTGCTGGAGAGCCATCTCAACCAGGGCTGATCCCGTCCACCAGCGCACAGCAACACAGAGCCCCGGCGCGGTCCTCCGCACCGGGGCTTTCGTCGTCACGAATGGCTTGGCCGGGCTTCGATCCATAAGATGGCGGGTTCGGTCATCTTGCGCGAAGTGCGGCTCAGGCACTTTGTTGTACGGTCTCCGCCCGCATTTTGGCGCTCCCCGCACGGCCCCTCGCCATGAAGATCGAGCAGACCACGTGGACCGCGCCGGGCGGATGGCAGCCCGCGGCCGGGCAGGGGCTGGGCGGCGCCGCCCAGCTGGTCCTGCTGTTCGGCTCGCGCGAGCTGGTGCAGCAGGCGCAGTGCTGGGACGACGCGCGCGCCCGCTACCCCGGCGCCGGCGTGGTGGGCTGCTCCACCGCGGGCGAGATCGCCGGCACGCGCGTGCTGGACGACTCGGTGGTGGCTACCGCCGTGGCGTTCGCCCACACCGAGGTGCGCGTGGGGCGCGTGTCGCTGGAGGAGTTCGGGAGCAGCGAAGAGGCCGGCCGCGCGCTCGCCCGGTCGCTGGAGCCGGCGGGGCTGGTGCACGTGCTGGTGCTTTCCGACGGGCTACACGTGAACGGCACCGAGCTGGTGAAGGGGCTTTCGGAGCAGCTTCCGCGCGGCGTCGCGGCCACGGGCGGCCTGTCGGGCGACGGGTCGCGGTTCGAGCGGACGCTGGTGGGGGTGGATGGCGACGTGGCGGAGGGAATCGTCGTCGCCGTCGGCTTCTACGGCCCGCGGCTGCGCGTGGGATACGGCTCGCTGGGGGGGTGGGACCCGTTCGGTCCCGAGCGCGTCATCACCCGCTCGCGGGGAAACGTGCTGTATGAGATGGACGGCTGCTCGGCGCTGCAGCTGTACAAGCGCTACCTGGGCGAGCACGCCGCCGAGCTCCCGGCCAGCGGCCTGCTCTTTCCCCTGAGCCTGCGCACGCCGGACAGCGAGGCGCCCGTGGTGCGCACCATCCTGGCCGTGGACGAGGCCGAGCAGAGCCTCACCTTTGCGGGCGACGTGCCCGAGGGCGCCATCGCCCGGCTGATGAAGGCCAACTTCGAGCGGCTGATCGACGGCGCCACCGGCGCGGCCCGCACCAGCGGCGACGGCATCCGGGGAGGGACCGCCCAGCTGGCGCTGCTCATCTCGTGCGTGGGGCGAAAGCTCATCCTCAAGCAGCGCACCGAGGAAGAGGTGGAGAGCGTGCGCGACGTGCTGGGCGGCGGCCCCGTGCTGGCCGGCTTCTACTCGTACGGCGAGATTTCGCCCTTCTCCGCCTCTACGCGCTGCGAATTGCACAACCAGACGATGACCGTCACCACTTTTTCCGAAGCGGAGTGATGCACAAGCTCCTGCTTCGCCAGCTGCGCCGCCACTTCGGCTCCGCCGACGTGCCCGCGGAGCTGCGCGGGTTCGTGGACGCGGTGAACCAGGCGTACGAGGAGGCCCAGGGCGACCGGGTGCTCCTGGAGCGCGCCATGGATCTCACCTCGCAGGAAATGCTGGAGCGGTACCGCGACCTGCAGGCCCAGGTGGGCGAGCGTGAGCGCGTGGAGCAGGCGCTGCGCCACAGCGAAGAGTACTTCCGGTCGCTCACCGAGAACGCCTCGGACGTGGTGAGCGTGCTGGAGGCCGACGGGACGGTGCGCTACCACAGCCCGGCCATCGAGCGCATCCTGGGCTACTCGCCCGACCTGCTCGCGGGCACCCGCGCCTTCGCCGGCGCGCACCCGGACGACCGCCAGGCGGTGGAGGCGGCCTTCGGCGAGGTGCGGCGCACGCCGGGCGCCGTGCGGTCCGTCACCTACCGCAACCGCCACGCGCGCGAGGGGTGGCGTGTGCTGGAGTCCACCGCCACCAACCTGCTGCACGCCCCGGCCGTGGCGGGCATCGTGATCAACTCGCGCGACGTCACCGAGCGCTCCGTGGCCGAGGTGGCGCTGCGCGAGTCGGAGATCCGCTTTCGCACCGTGGCCGAGTCGCTGGGCGAGGGGCTGCTGATCACCGACCTGGACGACGTCATCCAGTACGCCAACCCGCGGGTGGAAGAAATCTACGGTTGGCGCCCCGAGGAGCTGGTGGGCCGCAAGGGGCTGGAGGTGCTGATCCCCCCGGACGACATCGCGCCGTTCCGGGAGCGGATGGCCCGCCGCGCCCGCGGCGTTGCCGAGCGGTACGAGATGCGCGCGCTGCGAAAGGACGGCACCACGGGGTGGGTGGAGATCCACGGCACACCCTTCCGCAACGCCGCGGGCGACATCGTGGGCACCCTGGGCGCCATCACCGACATCACCGAGCGCAAGCGCGTGCAGGAGCAGCTGGCCCACGGCGCCCTGCACGACGCGCTCACCGGGCTGCCCAACCGCGCGCTCTTCCTGAACCGGCTGGAGCACGCGCTGGAGCGCATCCGGCGGGGGCGGGGCATTCCCTTCGGCGTACTGTTCCTGGACGTGGACCGCTTCAAGCTGGTCAACGACTCGCTGGGCCACGGCCCGGGCGACGAGCTGCTGCGGCAGATCGGGGCGCGGCTGGTGCAGGCGCTGCGGCCGGGCGACACGGTGTCGCGCTTTGGCGGCGACGAGTTCACCGTCATGCTGGAGCGCGTGGCGACGGCGGTGGACGCCACGCACGTGGCCGAGCGGCTGCTGGCCGCGCTGGCGGTGCCGTTCTCCATCGGCGGGCGCGAGGTGTACGCGTCGGCCAGCATCGGCATTGCGCTGTGCGACGGCGGCGACGCCCATCCCGAGGAGCTGCTGCGCAACGCCGACGCCGCGCTGGGCCGCGCCAAGGCGCACGGCAGGGGGCGCTGCGAGGTCTTCGACCGGCAGATGCACGCGGCCGCCATGCGCCGGCTGCAGATGGAGACGGACCTGCGCCGCGCCGTGGCCAACGGCGAACTGCGGCTGGAGTACCAGCCCGTGGTGTCGCTGGAGGGCGGCGGCATCGTGGGCTTCGAGGCGCTGGCCCGGTGGGAGCACCCGCGCCACGGCACCATCGAGCCCGCCGACTTCATTCCCGTCGCCGAGGAAACGGGGCTCATCGAGGGCATCGGCCGGTGGGTGCTGGACGAGGCGTGCCGGGTGCTGGCCTCGTGGCAGGCGGCGGTGCCGCGCGACCCGCCGCTCACGATGGCGGTGAACGTGTCGGCCCGGCAGTTCGTGCAGCCGGACCTGGTGCAGCAGGTGGAGTGCAGCATCCGCCGCCACGGCGTCCCGGCCCACTCGGTGCGGCTGGAGATCACCGAAAGCGTGCTGATCGACAAGCCCGACGCCGCCGCCGAAACCCTGGTTGCGCTGCGCGGCCTGGGGCTGAAGCTGCACCTGGACGACTTCGGCACCGGCTACTCGTCGCTGGCCTTCCTGGAGCGCTTTCCCATCGACGCGGTGAAGATCGACCGGTCGTTCGTGCACGGCATGGAATCCGAGCCGCGGCGCGCGCGCTTCGTGGCGGGCATCGCGGCGTTTGCGCGCAGCCTGGGCGTAGGCGTGGTGGCCGAGGGCGTGGACGCGCCCGCCCAGCCCGCCCTGCTGCGTGAGCGCGGCTGCCAGCTGGCGCAGGGATACCTCTTTTCCCGCCCCCTGCCCCCCGAGCAGGCGGAGGCGCTTCTGCTGGGGGAGCCCGCCTGGACTCTGGACTGACCGGCACGAACGGGGAGAACTGCTGATCCCCCGGCCCCGGCGCCCGACGAAGCCCCGGCGCGGACCTCCGCGCCGGGGCTTCCGTGCGTGGTGTGCGCAACAGTCCGCGGGTGTCAGTGGCCGCCGCCCATCACGTTTCCTCCGCGACCCACCGTGTCCGCTGCCGGAGGTGTGGATTCGGCGGTGTTGGCGTGCGGAGTGGCCTCGGCGGTTCGGCTCGAGCCCGGCTCGCTCGGGGACGCGCAGCCAGCAACGGACGCGAGCACAACGATGGGAAGAATATGGCGGTGTGGAATCACGGGTCACCTCCTGAACAGGTGGAAGTAGATAACGTCATGGAATGTACTCGCCTCTCCGTCCGTGCGCCCGGGGGCGCCGCGCCGGGGCTCGCGCGGTTTGCGAACGTCAGGAGTCGCGTGCACTAAGCCGGGTATGTTGCTTGCGATTTATCGCTCGTAAGGTGCCGCCCTTTAGGGACATTGAAGGATGCGCCGAGTCTCCCCTTGCCATGCAGGCGCACAAAGGAGGAAGTCGTGTTGAAGTCATCGTCAGTTGCGGTGCTCGGGATACTACTGCTGGCGGCCGCTGCCGCGAACGCTGCAGGGCCTTCCACCCAGGCACGTCAGAGCCAAGTGCCGCAGGAGAGGGACCTCCGGACGCTCGATGAACGATTCAGTGCCTTGAACCGGCAGATTCCGGGGTTCGGTGGATATTATCGGGGCGAGAACGGAAACTTCGTCGTGTTTCTCACCGAGCCAGCCGTGCAGCAGGTCGTCGCTCTTCAGGTTCTCACCCCCGTGCTTACGTCCATACCCGTTCCTGGCCGGCTGAACCTGACGCAGGTACCACAGATCCTCGTTCGCCAGGGCCGGTTCACGTTCGATCAGCTTGACGGGTTTCGGAACCAGGCTCGCGATGCCGTGCTAGGCCTTGACGGACTCGTGTCGGTCGGGGTTCATCCCGCGCAGAACAGGGTGTGGATCGGCGTTCGAGACACGGCGGCACGGGACCGGGTTCAAGCCGCCGTCGCGGCGATGAACATTCCGGGAGAAGCTTTCGTGGTCGAGGTGGTGGGTACGGCACGGCTGGATCAAACCCTTACGTTACGTCAGGCGGCGCCGGTTGTTCACGGAGATCGAGATCGACTTCATCTCCGGAGCGGGCGGTGAGTGCACGCTTGGGTTCAACGCCACTTCGAGCGGTTCCGCTGCGTTCGTCACCGCCTCGCACTGCACCCGCACCCAAGGGGGAGTAGAGGGTACGGGCTACTCGCAGCCCTTGGTCGGCAGCCGGCAGATCGGCACGGAAGCAAAGGATCCGAACTGGTTTACGAATGCTCAGGTCCCGCGTTGCCCCCGAAGCACCACGACGACTCCGATCTATTGCCGGTGGGCGGATGCCGCCGTAGCCACCTATTCTTCCGGGATTTCGCACGAGCGCGGGTACCTCGCCCGGACTACCTATTCAAGCACGTTCCGTGGCGATTCCGGGTCATATGTGGTTGACCAGGCTTCACCGCGGTTTCGGATCACGCAGGGGCTCTACGGTACCACCGCAGGCGATCCCGTCGACAAGGTGGGCTGGCGAAGCGGGTGGACCTGGGGCGATGTGGATGCTCCGTGCCAGGACGTCGACCTCGCGACGTTCAGCCGTCCGGGCTATTGGTTGTTGTGTCAGGACTATGCATGGTACGGCGCGGAGCGTGGTGACAGTGGTGCCCCAGTGTTCGCGTACCTGAGCTCCACCGAAGCCGGGCTGCAAGGAATTCACTGGGGTGCCCTCAGTGGCGGGCGCAAGCTGTACAGTCCGCTCGGCGGAATCGAGCGTGACCTGGGAACTCTGGGCTACTTCCCGTGATATTCGCCCACGAGAGCAACTTCTTCGACGCCATGGTTTCGGGGTGGCTGCACCTGTCCCGGGACCGGTTGCTGGGAGTGAAAATGATGCGTTCGTACCTTCTGGACCTGGCTGCGGTCATAGCAATTGGACTCGGCGCTTGCCAACCAGCGGCGACCGTCGTGCCGCCGCCTGATGTCCCTGCGCAGCAGCCGGTTCTCGCGACTGCCGATTCGGTCCGGCTCTGGATTGAGGCCCCGGCGGAGGTGCGTCGCGGCGAGCCGGTTCCCATGACGTTGCGGGTGCGGAACCTCCTGACCCGGCCCATCACCCTGGAGCATGGCGGAAGGCCGCTCACGTTCGACCTGATTGTCACCCGGCCCGACGGAACGCAGGTCTGGTCGCGGATGCACGGGCGGGGGGTGCTGAACATCCAGTGGAGCACGACGCTTCAGCCGGGCGAAACCCTGGAATTCACAGAGTCGTGGGACCAGCGCGCGAACAACGGGACGCCGGTTGCGCCCGGCACGTACTCGATCCGTGGCGCACTCGTGGCGGTACCCGGGAATCCCACCACTGAACCCAGACCGATCATCATCCGGCCGTAACTGGCCCCGTGACGCTCGACCAGCAACGAGCCCCGGCGCCGTCCTGCGCGCCGGGGCTCTCTCATCTCATGCGGTCAGCCGCCGCACCACTTCTTGCGCGCCCTTCTTGTAGAGCGTGATGCACACCAGGGCGCCGTCCGGGGCAATCACCATCCAGTTGCGGTCCCGCTTCTTGATCACCCACACGCCGGGCGGAGGTGGCGGGGGAGGGAACGGCGACTTCGGCTTGCGTGGCATGGGTCGGCTCCGTGTCTCTTGACCCTCGGGCCGCGGCAGGGCACCTTTAGCGAACGAGGCGGCCTTCGGGTCGGTTCGTGAACGAGGCTGGTCGAGCTTTCTTGACGGGAGGATCGGCCAGCCTTGCTTTTCGCCCTGCTGTTAATAATGATACTACCTACGTGACTGAAGTCAATACCCTTACTACCCGAAGAGATGGATTTCAAGACTGCGACCGACCGGCTGACTGACCGCATCACTGCTGATGATATCGCGGAAGCGTTCGGAGTCGCGCGAAACTCAATCGCTCGTGCTCGGTTGGATGGTTCGAACCCCGGCTATCGGCCACCGCCCGAGAACTGGCAGCCGGTGCTGGCGCGGTTGGCGCGGGAGCGGAGTCGGGCATACAGTTCTTTAGCCGAGGAGTTGGACGGAACTACTCTCGGAGAGTGATAGTTGGGTTTGAATGCAGAAATCATGGCGGCCGTCATAAGCGGGCGGGGGAGGTGGCTGAGCCGGCGCCCCCTGCCCTAGTACCAGGTGAGCGTGATCATCTCAACAGGCGTGCAGCCACTGTGCGATTATGCCGAGACCAATTCGCCCCAAGCAGACTTGTTAACGGCATGTGCCAGGCCTGCGCTAGTAGCTTGAGGGTAGCAAACAATAAGGGTGTCTGCTTGAGTGCATCGGGCCCGGAAAGGAGATCAGGAAGGCCCCCCCACGCCATTTGCTCGCGTCCTGAGTAGTCCACAGGGACGATGGTCGTGTCCGGTGCGCCCTCAATGGGTACGTAGATCGTGTTCCGCGTTGCTTCTGGAAACCGTTCGTATGCGAACGTGGCAACTGACCACGGATGGACGTTGTTGTAGACCAGAATGACCTCATGTCTGCCGCCTAACAATTCCAGGAATCCCGCCGCTGACGTCAGGCTCGTCTGTCCCATGGGATCGACAATTGAGATCCACGGCAGCGTCGTCGTTCGCAGTAAGTCTTCGCCGTACAGCAGTCCAACCTTCGCCAAGAACCTGTAACGTCCCGGAATCGAGCCGTGCAGTGCCATTCGATCTAGGCTGTGCCGGATCTCCGGCCGCAACAAATCAATAAGGTTTTTCCTGAGCGTGGGCGTATCCCAGGAGAGTGGCTCGGTTCGCGCGGCATTTAGTTCGACGTCTCCAACTTCGACTAGTCCTGTGATCCCGTTTGCTTGGACTGTTGAGATTGCGAATCCTTTCGAGCACAAAACTACTTGAGAGACCTTCGGAATAGCTATGATTCGCAGGTCTTCTCTTATTACCTCGGGTTGTTGGTCTGGCCATTTCTCGACTGGAGAGATGTCCCGAAGGGTCCGCGGGTGTCGCGCACCGATCCGTTGGCCAATAGGTACGTTGCTGCGCCCTCTCATCCGGGCCGGAGTTGTCGAGATCTGCTCGCGATTAAACAAGAATGCGCTGAATTCGTCCTGAGAGACAGACTTCCACCACTGGGGCTCTACTCGAGTGACCGCCGCCTGTTGGTGAACATCTACGGGAATGTCCAGCATGGGAGCCTTAGCCCTAACGATTGCCGCAAGCTCATCGTAGGTGGAAAGCTCTGCATTCGCGACCTTGATGCGAATCGTGGTTCCGGAGATCCCTGTAGCGCTCTTCTTGAGCAATGCGCCGCGTCGGCCCACCCCGTACAAACGCAGCAGGAGTCGCTCGCCACCACGCCGCTCTGTCTCAACTTCGACCATATTACCGACCATGAACACGGAAAGAAACCCGATCCCAAATCGGCCTACCGGTTTGAACCCGGATCCAATAACGCCGGCGAATTCGGCGAAACACTCATTCGATTGCCAATAATTTGCCGCGATTCCAAGTAGGAAATTGGTGATGATATGTGGGCTCATACCGATCCCGTCATCAACGATCGAAAGCTCACCACCTTCTTTTTTAACTTCAAGGCTAAGTTTGATGGTTCCCCCGCGCGGGGATCTGCTTTGCGCGATATCAACGGCTTGCTGGAGCGCAATGGCGTCTCTGGCATTCTGGAGAAGTTCGCGGATGGGAGCGAAATGATCACTCCCGTATAGAGTTCTACCTCCCAGAATCGAGACAAGTCGGGCCATCGAGTCAGACCGGAAACGCACATCTACTGGTTCGAACCCGGTTGTGCGAACGTAGGTTGCAAAGCTCTGCGGGGTTCGCACCCCTTTGACGCTCTCAAGTGAAAAGCGGCCCTCTGAGCAGGATCTACCAGCAATGTATTCCGAAACAGCAGAGATCTCGCGGTCCAAGCCGCTCGCCATCTCATAGAAGACCCACCATCCATCGACATCAGCAATAGCCCGCGTGCAGCCGTACACGATGTGATTAGACTCGCGGAATGGCCCCGTAATGAACTCTTGAGCGTTCCAGTGCTTCAGGCTCTCAGCAGCGATGCTCGACCTAAGTATCCGGTCCAGGGTAGATGCGCGATCAGAGTTAATATGCGCGTAATCCGCAATCCGCAGTACTCCCGCTAAAAACCCGAGATCTATCGTGTCCCCAACTGGCGTAGGGATCTTTCCACGACTCCCGGCTCGACGATCCACCTCGGAAAGGCTCCAATGGTGGCTCGCTGCAACCGTGCCAATCTGTTCCCCCCAGTGCGTGCGTAAAGTTGTCGATTCCAGCAAGTAACGATCAAGTCCCGGCAGTTTTTCATCAATCAACCGTTCCGCTACAGACGCATGCTGCTCTCGTGCCGCGAGTTTGAGGGCAAGCACACGGGCAGACGCCGAGTCATACCCATCGGCCTTGACCGCCCGCTCGTACACGGAAGCATACGCAGGACTCGTCTCAAGCTGCTTTCGGCCCTCCGGTGTAATCGCGACGGCCATACCTAAATCATGTATATAGAACGAGCAAGCCAGAACGAAGGCTTCGCTCAAGGTAAAGCGCTCGACTTCGGATGGAGTAAGGACCTGGTCTGTCACGGCCCAAAGTGCGTCCATGTGCCGAACCGAATGATCCGTAAAATCCGGGATAACATCAGCAATTCTGGCCCCGATCTCCGATGCTGTAGACCGGAGATGCTTAACGGCCTGCTGGAACTCCGGTTCGACATCAAGTCGCTTCCAGATTCCGGTTCCGGTGACACTGCTCGGCATTTCCGCGCTAATCATCCAGGTTGGCTAATCGAGTGGGTTGAAGCGGTGGGCGTAAACAGCATATCAGTCAGGCATCCGCTGAACAAGCGTCGTCTTCGGGCTGGCATCGAAGGCCGGCCGGCACGACGCGCGGATTCGTTCCGGGCTTCAGCGCAGAGATAAGCCTCACACGGGAACATCCTCCCGGGGTCAGCGCGAGTTCAGCGTGGCGCTACGGCGCGGTTCTGCACACGTCACTATCGGCTAAATGCGCTCAGTAAGAGATGCCTTATCTCAATCTCCTGCACAAGGACAAGCCTATGCAGGGGCAACCCCATAGCTTGCGCGTGGACTTGGGGCCGTTGGACTGCGATAGGAGGCAGGCGGGGTGGGGATATGCCGGCGGGTGGCGGGCTTGTGCTCCGCGTGTACCGCGGCTACCGATTCTATTACCGGTTCCACAACGGGAGTCCCGGGCCCGCCGCGCGCATGTAGCATCCACTCGCAACAGGCATCCGAAGGCTCCCGGAACCCCGGGGCTTTTTGTTCGCCTGCCGCCGCCACGCCGACAGGAGAACAACCGATGATCATCGTCACGGACCCGGACCCATCAATGCCGAACTGGACAACTTCCGCGAGCACATCGAAACGCGCGGCATGCGCACGCACCTGTCGCGCGGCGGCTGCACCATCATCGGCTCCATCGCCCGAGACGCTGCTTCACAAGGCCGCGCTGCTCCGTCGCTTTCTACCGCAATCAAGCGAGATTGAAGCTGCGCCACAAACCCCGAGATGAATTCAGGGCGATCCGAGCGTGTCGAGTTGCTAGTCAGAATGCGAAGTGAGAGCGGCAGGTTGGTGACGTTTGGAGAATGTCGTGAATCGGACTACGCGCCACGCCGGTGATCTCGCAAATTCTGGGACAGGCTACTCGGCAAGGATTTGCCTGCCTAATTATCCGGTGGCGGCAAGTGATCGTGTCGAGGCGCTTGTGCTCCAGCGGCCGTCGTATTAGCCTTGATCCCATGAGCATCTGCGCGCGCACCTGGTACCGCGGCTACGGCTATTACGGGTTTCCCAACGGGAGTCCGGGGCCGGCCGCGCGCGCGTAGGATCAGCTCGCCACAGGCATCCGAAGGCTCCCAGCTCCCCGGGAGCCTTTTTGTTTGCCCGCATCCGCCACACACCGCAGGAGAACGACCGATGATCATCGTCACCCGTCCGAACGTCACTGACGCCGAGGTGGACCACATCCGCGAGCGAGTCGAAACGCTCGGCATGCGCACGCATCTGTCGCGCGGCGAGCACCGCACCATCATCGGCTGCATCGGCGACGAGACGCTGCTTCACGAGGCTGCGCTCCTCAGCATCGCCGGCGTGGAATCGGTGCACCCCGTGCTCAAGCCGTACAAGCTGGCGTCGCACGAGTTCTCCGCCGGGCCCTCCATCGTGCGCGTGGGCGACGCGGCCGAGGTGGGCGGGCGCGCGCTGGCCATCATCGCCGGGCCGTGCTCGGTGGAAGGGCGCGACATGCTGCGCGAGACGGCGCGGTCCGTGGCGGCTTCGGGAGCGGGGATGCTGCGCGGGGGCGCCTTCAAGCCGCGCTCGTCGCCGTACGCCTTCCAGGGGCTGGGCGAGGCGGGCCTGAAGATGCTGGCGGAGGTGCGCGCGGAAACGGGGCTGCCCATCGTCACCGAGGTGATGGACACGCGCCAGGTGGAGCTGG
This genomic interval from Longimicrobium sp. contains the following:
- a CDS encoding DUF4344 domain-containing metallopeptidase — its product is MPVRLLASAAAMLALSSAPAAAQGRWLASYPEVQNPMHEGMRNILQLDGMLEEMAESMNQAFRLPRDVTFELAECDTPTATYDPGRSAIRICYELLTELGDREDGMDSGEPASFQNAFAFMLMHQVGHAVIDVLQLDVGLPMEEAADQFVVVMVGLAPGELDHLVDGVVLLHDLELDWETPETGATVLDGGRLAKLTCLIYGGNPEAHANMVEQGELTASRATSCIGEFADVQARWTALLESHLNQG
- a CDS encoding FIST signal transduction protein, yielding MKIEQTTWTAPGGWQPAAGQGLGGAAQLVLLFGSRELVQQAQCWDDARARYPGAGVVGCSTAGEIAGTRVLDDSVVATAVAFAHTEVRVGRVSLEEFGSSEEAGRALARSLEPAGLVHVLVLSDGLHVNGTELVKGLSEQLPRGVAATGGLSGDGSRFERTLVGVDGDVAEGIVVAVGFYGPRLRVGYGSLGGWDPFGPERVITRSRGNVLYEMDGCSALQLYKRYLGEHAAELPASGLLFPLSLRTPDSEAPVVRTILAVDEAEQSLTFAGDVPEGAIARLMKANFERLIDGATGAARTSGDGIRGGTAQLALLISCVGRKLILKQRTEEEVESVRDVLGGGPVLAGFYSYGEISPFSASTRCELHNQTMTVTTFSEAE
- a CDS encoding putative bifunctional diguanylate cyclase/phosphodiesterase, giving the protein MHKLLLRQLRRHFGSADVPAELRGFVDAVNQAYEEAQGDRVLLERAMDLTSQEMLERYRDLQAQVGERERVEQALRHSEEYFRSLTENASDVVSVLEADGTVRYHSPAIERILGYSPDLLAGTRAFAGAHPDDRQAVEAAFGEVRRTPGAVRSVTYRNRHAREGWRVLESTATNLLHAPAVAGIVINSRDVTERSVAEVALRESEIRFRTVAESLGEGLLITDLDDVIQYANPRVEEIYGWRPEELVGRKGLEVLIPPDDIAPFRERMARRARGVAERYEMRALRKDGTTGWVEIHGTPFRNAAGDIVGTLGAITDITERKRVQEQLAHGALHDALTGLPNRALFLNRLEHALERIRRGRGIPFGVLFLDVDRFKLVNDSLGHGPGDELLRQIGARLVQALRPGDTVSRFGGDEFTVMLERVATAVDATHVAERLLAALAVPFSIGGREVYASASIGIALCDGGDAHPEELLRNADAALGRAKAHGRGRCEVFDRQMHAAAMRRLQMETDLRRAVANGELRLEYQPVVSLEGGGIVGFEALARWEHPRHGTIEPADFIPVAEETGLIEGIGRWVLDEACRVLASWQAAVPRDPPLTMAVNVSARQFVQPDLVQQVECSIRRHGVPAHSVRLEITESVLIDKPDAAAETLVALRGLGLKLHLDDFGTGYSSLAFLERFPIDAVKIDRSFVHGMESEPRRARFVAGIAAFARSLGVGVVAEGVDAPAQPALLRERGCQLAQGYLFSRPLPPEQAEALLLGEPAWTLD
- a CDS encoding BsuPI-related putative proteinase inhibitor, encoding MIFAHESNFFDAMVSGWLHLSRDRLLGVKMMRSYLLDLAAVIAIGLGACQPAATVVPPPDVPAQQPVLATADSVRLWIEAPAEVRRGEPVPMTLRVRNLLTRPITLEHGGRPLTFDLIVTRPDGTQVWSRMHGRGVLNIQWSTTLQPGETLEFTESWDQRANNGTPVAPGTYSIRGALVAVPGNPTTEPRPIIIRP
- a CDS encoding HD domain-containing protein gives rise to the protein MISAEMPSSVTGTGIWKRLDVEPEFQQAVKHLRSTASEIGARIADVIPDFTDHSVRHMDALWAVTDQVLTPSEVERFTLSEAFVLACSFYIHDLGMAVAITPEGRKQLETSPAYASVYERAVKADGYDSASARVLALKLAAREQHASVAERLIDEKLPGLDRYLLESTTLRTHWGEQIGTVAASHHWSLSEVDRRAGSRGKIPTPVGDTIDLGFLAGVLRIADYAHINSDRASTLDRILRSSIAAESLKHWNAQEFITGPFRESNHIVYGCTRAIADVDGWWVFYEMASGLDREISAVSEYIAGRSCSEGRFSLESVKGVRTPQSFATYVRTTGFEPVDVRFRSDSMARLVSILGGRTLYGSDHFAPIRELLQNARDAIALQQAVDIAQSRSPRGGTIKLSLEVKKEGGELSIVDDGIGMSPHIITNFLLGIAANYWQSNECFAEFAGVIGSGFKPVGRFGIGFLSVFMVGNMVEVETERRGGERLLLRLYGVGRRGALLKKSATGISGTTIRIKVANAELSTYDELAAIVRAKAPMLDIPVDVHQQAAVTRVEPQWWKSVSQDEFSAFLFNREQISTTPARMRGRSNVPIGQRIGARHPRTLRDISPVEKWPDQQPEVIREDLRIIAIPKVSQVVLCSKGFAISTVQANGITGLVEVGDVELNAARTEPLSWDTPTLRKNLIDLLRPEIRHSLDRMALHGSIPGRYRFLAKVGLLYGEDLLRTTTLPWISIVDPMGQTSLTSAAGFLELLGGRHEVILVYNNVHPWSVATFAYERFPEATRNTIYVPIEGAPDTTIVPVDYSGREQMAWGGLPDLLSGPDALKQTPLLFATLKLLAQAWHMPLTSLLGANWSRHNRTVAARLLR